The Raoultibacter phocaeensis genome contains a region encoding:
- a CDS encoding DUF1848 domain-containing protein codes for MIVSASRRTDIPRFYLDWLVNRLKAGYALVRNPMNRTSVSRVPLDKETVECIAFWTKNPKPMLSRLNDLEPYPFYVQFTLNAYGPDVESALPPKAELVRTFQELSRAIGAHRTVWRYSPILLSDTYTVSHHLHYFEVFAKRLEGFTTQCRISFLDLYPKIECSMQAKGMRCVPEGEQAVLAKSLCAIGAAHGIEVGGCGSMDLARAGMASRGCIDEGFVERAIGSEVVRSKAVRGRNGCYCMPSVDIGAYDTCANGCVYCYANGGGASNAPRSLDRYDPESEMLCDALGESDTVTDRKARKLVVAQMKLELP; via the coding sequence ATGATTGTAAGCGCATCTCGGCGAACAGACATACCCCGGTTTTACCTCGATTGGCTCGTCAACCGCCTCAAGGCAGGATACGCGCTCGTGCGCAATCCCATGAACCGCACAAGCGTCTCCCGCGTGCCGCTCGACAAAGAAACCGTCGAGTGCATTGCGTTTTGGACCAAGAACCCCAAGCCGATGCTGTCTCGCCTGAACGATTTGGAGCCGTATCCGTTTTACGTGCAGTTCACGCTCAATGCATACGGTCCCGACGTCGAGTCGGCTTTGCCGCCGAAAGCCGAACTCGTACGCACGTTCCAGGAGCTTTCGCGGGCGATAGGAGCGCATCGCACGGTGTGGCGCTACAGCCCGATTCTTTTGAGCGACACCTATACCGTCTCGCATCACCTGCACTACTTCGAAGTGTTCGCGAAACGGCTTGAAGGTTTCACGACACAATGCCGCATAAGCTTTCTCGATCTGTATCCCAAAATCGAATGCAGCATGCAGGCGAAAGGCATGCGATGCGTACCGGAAGGAGAACAAGCCGTTTTAGCGAAATCGCTCTGCGCCATCGGGGCGGCTCATGGCATCGAAGTAGGAGGTTGCGGCTCGATGGACCTCGCCCGAGCGGGAATGGCGAGCAGGGGGTGCATCGACGAGGGGTTCGTCGAGCGGGCGATCGGAAGCGAAGTGGTGCGGTCGAAGGCCGTGCGCGGGCGCAACGGATGTTATTGCATGCCAAGCGTCGATATCGGGGCATACGACACCTGCGCGAACGGGTGCGTCTACTGCTATGCGAACGGGGGAGGCGCATCGAATGCGCCGAGAAGTCTCGACCGATATGATCCCGAATCCGAAATGCTCTGCGATGCGCTCGGAGAAAGCGACACCGTAACCGACCGCAAGGCCCGAAAACTCGTCGTAGCGCAGATGAAGCTCGAATTGCCGTAA
- a CDS encoding transporter yields the protein MNIVYNICIALSVGLMIGFSGGIVKISRRPAYTEKQIEKTARIQKKASNAAKYLTFFMLALGLVWCVYYLVLGAVDPAQVEYATGMSQLIVSVLTIISISFAFFEFLRKK from the coding sequence ATGAATATCGTTTACAACATCTGCATCGCCCTGTCCGTCGGACTCATGATCGGCTTTTCGGGCGGTATCGTGAAAATCTCCCGGCGGCCTGCCTATACCGAGAAGCAGATAGAGAAAACCGCGCGTATCCAGAAAAAAGCGTCGAACGCCGCCAAATACCTCACGTTCTTCATGCTCGCCCTCGGCCTTGTGTGGTGCGTCTACTACCTCGTGCTCGGCGCGGTGGACCCCGCCCAGGTCGAGTACGCAACCGGCATGTCGCAGCTCATCGTATCGGTTCTCACCATCATCTCGATCAGCTTCGCCTTCTTCGAGTTCCTCCGAAAAAAATAG
- a CDS encoding ABC transporter permease — translation MTIAKKELARFFSNKASALVAIVLPGLLIFGMWSIMGSAMSSMFTGDENEPLKIAVVDAPASIEQMTSSSGMEIESIPSLPDPSAMREQIDTTDVKAFAVFPAGFDEDVATFDTASGSQAPQVEIYYNSADTSSSRAFATFVSLLDTYESSLSNRFDVNAGDAVYDVAEDKDLASTFIVSIVPMLLLILLFSGCMSVASESVAGEKERGTMATMLATPIKRSDIALGKILALSLIGLAIAASSAIGIFASLPNLVQGELDINVYGPPEYLLLALVIFSTTLLVVMLITVVSAIAKTTKEAQLYLTPLMIVVMVIGLMGMFGDGAKPELGYYFIPLYNSVQCMIGIFTFDFQPAAVVACVVSNLVYTGIGVFVLQKMFKSERLMFAR, via the coding sequence TTGACTATTGCGAAAAAAGAGCTTGCGCGGTTCTTCAGCAACAAGGCTTCGGCGCTCGTTGCCATCGTGCTGCCGGGTCTTCTGATTTTCGGCATGTGGTCCATCATGGGCAGCGCGATGTCGAGCATGTTCACCGGCGATGAAAACGAGCCTCTGAAGATCGCGGTCGTCGATGCGCCGGCAAGCATCGAGCAGATGACCTCTTCGTCGGGCATGGAAATCGAGTCGATTCCGAGTCTGCCGGATCCCTCCGCTATGAGGGAGCAGATCGACACCACGGACGTGAAGGCCTTCGCCGTATTTCCTGCGGGATTCGATGAGGACGTGGCGACCTTCGATACGGCGTCGGGTTCGCAGGCTCCGCAGGTAGAGATTTACTACAATTCAGCCGACACATCGTCGAGCAGGGCTTTTGCGACGTTTGTTTCGCTGCTCGATACGTACGAATCGTCGTTGTCGAACCGCTTCGATGTAAATGCGGGCGATGCCGTCTACGATGTGGCCGAGGACAAAGACCTCGCTTCGACATTCATCGTATCGATCGTGCCGATGCTTCTGCTCATCCTGCTGTTCAGCGGCTGCATGTCGGTTGCTTCCGAATCGGTCGCGGGGGAGAAGGAGCGCGGGACGATGGCGACCATGCTCGCAACGCCCATCAAACGCAGCGACATCGCGCTCGGCAAGATACTTGCGCTCTCGCTGATCGGGCTTGCGATTGCGGCGTCGAGCGCAATCGGCATCTTCGCGAGCCTTCCGAACCTCGTGCAAGGCGAGCTCGACATCAACGTGTACGGCCCTCCCGAGTATCTGTTGCTGGCACTCGTAATCTTCTCGACGACGCTGCTCGTCGTCATGCTGATCACCGTGGTGTCCGCCATCGCGAAAACGACGAAGGAGGCGCAGCTGTATCTGACGCCGCTCATGATCGTCGTCATGGTCATCGGCTTGATGGGCATGTTCGGAGATGGGGCGAAGCCGGAGCTCGGCTACTATTTCATCCCGCTGTATAACAGCGTGCAGTGCATGATCGGCATATTCACGTTCGATTTCCAACCTGCTGCCGTGGTCGCGTGCGTGGTGAGCAACCTTGTGTACACGGGTATAGGCGTGTTTGTGCTTCAGAAGATGTTCAAGAGCGAGCGGTTGATGTTCGCGCGGTAA
- a CDS encoding FtsX-like permease family protein — protein sequence MRSISHSLGRFLAIAAIVALGTGFYAGLRMTAPDMELSADAYYDGTALYDIRVLSTMGLTDDDVESLGAVEGVRAVMPAYEVDAMSLVNGEQTTMRIHSLDVAAAEQSDTSDGVNAISDDAEYLNRPLLVEGSWPSAPDECVVSADVVMATPLALGDTIELTEGSQDLADTLVSNTFTITGFVRSSYYTSTGSLGTTSLGSGALGQYLYVSASSFAADLPYTEAYVSVSGAEDELGASDAYAETVLSVLARIEDKAPELEARRLAEVKQEAQDELDENREAYERERADADTQLAEAKQKLDDAKHELDEAKATLDATPAQLDAAAATIAANEQTISSGQADFDAGVQELENQRGDAQTQFDRAQATIDEQQVQLDTAQATLAELEPQLVAAQQQLANMQESDPNYAELAAKVAALDKNVNDIKTALGQGIPALEEARSQLAEQRQSAQQQFADAQTRLDSAAAELESGRAQLEQGRVQLTQARQTYEDGKRAFEEGLAEYEDGLSEYERQKAEADEKLADAKKKLDDAQAKIDDIEAPEFYVMDRTKNVGAESFKSDAQRVDQIAQVFPFIFFLVAALVALTTMTRMVEDERVLIGTFKALGYGKGRISFKYLAYAGIASGAGALIGIGVLSQVLPAVIMNAYGIIYEVPGARTPIDFGIAALSAGLGIGVTLVATAAAVASTLRERPATLMLPRAPKAGKRILLERIGPLWRRTSFSWKVTFRNIFRYKKRFFMTLIGIAGCTALLLTGLGLSDAINDIIAKQFGQIYQYNTTIGLVDDPTEEDTAALFAAIDDANAVEAYAYADTSAMTARAPGMKDQTVHLVVPEDPAEFQSFVTMRERVSQQPLDLTGDEVFISEKLATVLGVGVGDEIELAEQDAIGNTTDEGYAVTVTGIMENYVSQYVFMTPEFYERVSGEDPLFSTIFAKSSSDPSIRSALSDELLSIESVKTVGFNDETIDSYEKMLGSVNSIVVVLVVAAAALAFVVLYNLTNINITERKREIATLKVLGFTPREVDAYIFREIMLLTVIGCAVGLVFGVFMENFVVVTAEVDQIMFGREIHAASFALAFLLTMAFAALVALAMRRKLAKIDMVESLKSNE from the coding sequence GTGCGGTCGATTTCGCATTCGCTCGGCCGGTTCCTCGCCATTGCGGCGATCGTCGCGCTCGGAACGGGTTTCTATGCCGGTCTGCGCATGACAGCGCCCGATATGGAGCTTTCAGCCGATGCGTACTATGACGGCACAGCGCTCTACGACATTCGCGTGCTTTCGACGATGGGTCTTACCGACGACGACGTTGAGTCGCTGGGAGCCGTAGAGGGTGTGAGGGCCGTGATGCCCGCGTATGAGGTGGACGCCATGTCGCTCGTGAACGGCGAGCAGACAACGATGCGCATCCATTCGCTTGATGTGGCAGCGGCGGAACAAAGCGATACTTCCGACGGGGTGAATGCCATATCGGACGACGCAGAGTACCTGAACCGCCCCTTGCTCGTCGAGGGTTCGTGGCCGAGCGCGCCTGACGAGTGCGTTGTGTCGGCCGATGTCGTTATGGCAACCCCGCTTGCCCTTGGCGATACGATCGAGCTGACCGAGGGCTCGCAGGATCTCGCCGATACGCTCGTTTCGAACACGTTCACGATCACCGGGTTCGTGCGGTCGTCCTACTACACATCGACAGGTAGCCTCGGCACGACGAGTCTCGGCAGCGGCGCGCTCGGGCAGTACCTGTACGTTTCCGCCTCGTCGTTCGCCGCCGACCTTCCCTATACCGAAGCGTACGTGAGCGTTTCAGGCGCCGAAGACGAACTCGGTGCGAGCGATGCGTACGCCGAGACCGTGTTGTCGGTTCTCGCGCGCATCGAGGATAAGGCTCCCGAGCTTGAAGCGCGCAGACTTGCCGAAGTCAAGCAGGAAGCGCAAGACGAGCTCGATGAGAACAGGGAAGCGTACGAGCGCGAGCGTGCAGACGCCGATACCCAGCTTGCGGAAGCGAAGCAGAAGCTCGACGATGCGAAGCACGAACTCGACGAAGCGAAGGCAACGCTCGATGCCACGCCTGCCCAGCTCGATGCGGCAGCGGCGACGATCGCGGCCAACGAGCAGACGATTTCGTCTGGGCAAGCGGACTTCGACGCTGGGGTGCAGGAGCTCGAAAACCAGCGTGGTGACGCCCAGACGCAGTTCGACCGCGCGCAGGCGACGATCGACGAACAGCAGGTCCAGCTCGACACTGCGCAGGCGACACTCGCCGAGCTCGAGCCCCAGCTTGTCGCAGCCCAACAGCAGCTTGCGAACATGCAGGAGAGCGACCCCAACTACGCCGAGCTTGCGGCAAAGGTGGCGGCGCTCGATAAGAATGTCAACGATATCAAAACAGCGCTCGGCCAGGGCATTCCCGCGCTTGAAGAAGCGCGCTCTCAGCTCGCAGAACAGAGACAATCGGCGCAGCAGCAGTTTGCCGATGCCCAGACCCGGCTTGACAGCGCCGCTGCAGAACTAGAAAGCGGCAGGGCTCAGCTTGAGCAGGGCAGAGTGCAGCTCACCCAAGCCCGGCAAACCTATGAGGACGGAAAGCGCGCCTTTGAAGAGGGACTCGCCGAATACGAGGACGGTCTTTCCGAATACGAGCGGCAGAAGGCGGAAGCCGACGAGAAGCTCGCCGATGCAAAGAAGAAGCTCGATGATGCTCAGGCGAAGATCGACGATATCGAAGCGCCCGAATTCTACGTCATGGACCGCACGAAGAACGTCGGGGCGGAAAGCTTTAAGTCCGATGCGCAGCGCGTCGATCAGATCGCCCAGGTATTCCCGTTCATCTTCTTCCTTGTAGCTGCGCTCGTAGCGCTCACCACGATGACGCGCATGGTCGAAGACGAACGCGTGCTCATCGGCACGTTCAAGGCGCTCGGGTACGGCAAGGGCCGCATTTCGTTCAAATACCTTGCATACGCGGGCATCGCGAGCGGGGCGGGGGCGCTCATCGGCATCGGCGTGCTCTCGCAGGTGCTTCCCGCCGTTATCATGAACGCTTACGGCATCATCTACGAGGTTCCAGGAGCGCGTACGCCCATCGATTTCGGCATTGCGGCGCTCTCAGCCGGTCTCGGCATCGGGGTTACGCTCGTCGCGACGGCGGCAGCGGTCGCATCGACTTTGCGCGAGCGGCCCGCGACGCTCATGCTTCCCCGCGCTCCGAAGGCGGGCAAGCGCATTCTGCTCGAGCGCATCGGGCCTTTGTGGCGGCGCACGTCGTTCTCGTGGAAGGTTACATTCAGAAACATCTTCCGCTACAAGAAGCGATTCTTCATGACGCTCATCGGCATCGCCGGCTGCACGGCGCTGTTGCTTACCGGGCTCGGGCTCTCGGACGCCATCAACGACATCATCGCCAAGCAGTTCGGGCAGATTTACCAGTACAACACCACTATCGGGCTTGTTGACGATCCGACCGAAGAAGATACGGCAGCGCTTTTTGCGGCGATAGACGATGCTAACGCTGTCGAAGCGTACGCGTACGCCGACACTTCGGCTATGACCGCTCGCGCTCCCGGCATGAAAGACCAAACCGTGCACCTCGTGGTGCCCGAAGACCCCGCCGAGTTCCAATCGTTCGTCACGATGCGCGAACGGGTGAGCCAACAGCCGCTCGACCTTACCGGAGACGAGGTCTTCATAAGCGAGAAGCTGGCGACGGTGCTCGGCGTCGGGGTGGGTGACGAGATCGAGCTTGCCGAGCAGGATGCGATCGGCAACACCACCGACGAGGGCTATGCGGTTACCGTCACGGGTATCATGGAAAACTACGTGAGCCAATACGTGTTCATGACACCGGAATTCTACGAGCGCGTTTCGGGGGAAGACCCGCTGTTCTCAACCATATTCGCCAAGTCCTCTTCCGATCCCTCGATCCGTTCGGCCTTAAGCGACGAGCTGCTTTCGATCGAGTCGGTTAAAACCGTCGGTTTCAACGACGAGACCATCGACTCGTACGAGAAGATGCTCGGCAGCGTGAACTCGATCGTCGTCGTGCTCGTGGTGGCTGCGGCGGCACTCGCGTTCGTGGTGCTCTACAACCTTACGAACATCAACATCACCGAGCGCAAACGCGAGATCGCCACCCTCAAGGTGCTCGGGTTCACGCCGCGCGAGGTGGATGCGTACATCTTCCGCGAGATCATGCTGCTTACGGTGATCGGCTGTGCGGTCGGACTCGTGTTCGGCGTGTTCATGGAGAATTTCGTGGTGGTGACCGCCGAGGTCGACCAGATCATGTTCGGGCGCGAGATCCACGCGGCGAGCTTTGCGCTGGCGTTTTTGCTCACGATGGCGTTTGCGGCGCTCGTGGCGCTTGCCATGCGGCGCAAGCTCGCAAAGATCGACATGGTGGAGAGCCTCAAGTCGAACGAGTAG
- the trpS gene encoding tryptophan--tRNA ligase: protein MSIDSYETSRKRSDEIRADLSEHPEKYTMLTGDRPTGRLHLGHYFGTIRERVRLQDLGVTTRIIIADYQVITDRDTTENVADNVRNMVIDYLACGIDPEKTIIFTHSAVPALNQLMLPFLSLVTESELMRNPTVKAEMEASGHVLSGLLLTYPVHQACDILFCKGNIVPVGKDQLPHIEQTRLIARRFNERYGHVFPEPDGLLNDAPAIPGLDGRKMSKSYGNAIALSATAEETAKLIKKSQTDSERFITFDPEGRPGVSALITTAALCTGRTEQDIAAEIGDGGSGALKKYVTESVNGYLEPIRAKRQELAQDMAYIEDVLHDGNRRANEIADATLDEVRETMGMVY, encoded by the coding sequence ATGAGCATCGACAGCTACGAGACCAGCCGCAAGCGCTCCGACGAGATCCGCGCCGATCTGTCCGAGCATCCCGAAAAGTACACCATGCTGACAGGCGACCGCCCGACGGGAAGGCTTCATCTCGGCCATTATTTCGGTACGATCCGCGAGCGCGTCCGGCTGCAGGACCTCGGCGTCACCACGCGCATCATCATCGCCGACTACCAAGTGATCACCGACCGCGACACGACCGAGAACGTCGCCGACAACGTGCGCAACATGGTGATCGACTACCTCGCCTGCGGCATCGATCCGGAAAAGACCATCATCTTCACCCATTCCGCCGTACCGGCCTTAAACCAGCTCATGCTCCCCTTCCTCTCGCTCGTCACCGAATCCGAACTCATGCGCAACCCCACGGTGAAGGCGGAGATGGAGGCTTCGGGTCATGTGCTCTCGGGACTTCTGCTCACCTACCCCGTGCATCAGGCTTGCGACATCCTGTTCTGCAAAGGCAACATCGTGCCGGTCGGCAAAGACCAGCTGCCCCACATCGAACAGACCCGCCTGATCGCGCGCCGCTTCAACGAGCGCTACGGACACGTGTTCCCCGAGCCCGACGGCCTCCTGAACGATGCGCCCGCGATTCCCGGCCTCGACGGCCGCAAGATGTCGAAGAGCTACGGCAACGCCATTGCGCTTTCCGCAACAGCCGAGGAAACGGCGAAGCTCATCAAGAAATCCCAGACCGATTCCGAGCGCTTCATCACGTTCGACCCCGAAGGACGCCCCGGCGTCTCGGCTCTCATAACCACGGCAGCGCTCTGCACGGGCCGCACCGAGCAGGATATAGCGGCCGAGATCGGCGACGGCGGCTCGGGCGCACTCAAAAAGTACGTCACCGAAAGCGTGAACGGCTACCTCGAGCCTATCCGTGCCAAGCGTCAGGAGCTTGCGCAGGATATGGCCTACATCGAAGATGTGCTGCACGACGGCAACCGCCGCGCGAACGAAATCGCCGACGCTACGCTTGACGAGGTACGCGAAACCATGGGCATGGTGTACTGA
- a CDS encoding ABC transporter ATP-binding protein yields the protein MAFVEFRDVRKTYRMGEVEVAAVDGMTFDIEEGELVVVVGPSGAGKTTLLNMLGGMDSSTSGTIVLDGREVSSFTAKELTYYRRYDIGFVFQFYNLVQNLTALENVELASQICKDPLDPAEVLRRVGLGHRLDNFPAQLSGGEQQRVAIARALAKNPKLLLCDEPTGALDYQTGKAILKLLQETSSRMGRTVVLITHNQAFTALADRVVHVREGRVSAVEINENPVSADTIEW from the coding sequence ATGGCGTTCGTGGAGTTTCGCGATGTGCGGAAGACATACAGGATGGGCGAAGTCGAGGTCGCTGCCGTAGACGGCATGACGTTCGACATCGAAGAAGGCGAGCTCGTCGTCGTGGTGGGGCCTTCCGGTGCGGGCAAGACCACGCTGTTGAACATGCTCGGCGGTATGGATTCGAGCACATCGGGAACCATCGTGCTCGACGGGCGGGAGGTGAGTTCGTTTACCGCGAAAGAACTCACCTATTATCGCCGCTACGACATCGGGTTCGTCTTCCAGTTCTACAACCTCGTGCAGAACCTCACGGCACTCGAGAACGTCGAGCTCGCCTCGCAGATATGCAAAGATCCCCTCGATCCGGCCGAGGTGCTTCGCCGGGTGGGTCTCGGGCATCGGCTCGACAACTTCCCGGCGCAACTCTCAGGCGGCGAGCAGCAGCGCGTGGCCATCGCTCGCGCGCTTGCGAAGAACCCGAAGCTTTTGCTGTGCGACGAGCCCACCGGTGCGCTCGACTACCAGACGGGCAAGGCAATCCTCAAGCTCTTGCAGGAAACGAGCAGCCGAATGGGCCGTACGGTCGTGCTCATCACCCATAACCAGGCGTTCACGGCGCTGGCCGATCGCGTGGTCCATGTTCGCGAGGGGCGTGTTTCTGCGGTCGAGATTAACGAAAATCCCGTCTCAGCCGACACGATCGAGTGGTAA
- a CDS encoding zinc ribbon-containing protein, which translates to MTYSTGDKPGKGTYRCAKCGFLVHLYHDDEALPACPACMHTEFTKVD; encoded by the coding sequence ATGACGTACAGCACCGGCGATAAACCCGGCAAGGGCACGTACCGTTGCGCCAAATGCGGCTTTCTCGTCCATCTGTACCACGATGATGAGGCCCTGCCAGCCTGCCCCGCCTGCATGCACACCGAATTCACCAAGGTCGACTGA
- a CDS encoding YcxB family protein, translated as MDAVARNRVTLNAADYREWLDGTYLKALNSVALSVSLLLAFMCSVLLAFDVFFHIANHGIMVAVAVIVAVLIAVRFAVPAFLGYAAFCREARRFGKARRASVTHDVAVYDDRIEARSEGDENECIVMRSCEIDKVSQTAHLLVVTCKKKGSLLVKKEAFSPEELAMIERLADRGRSADTDCRT; from the coding sequence GTGGATGCGGTTGCGCGCAACAGGGTAACGCTCAATGCTGCCGATTACCGCGAGTGGCTGGACGGCACCTATCTCAAGGCGCTCAATTCGGTCGCGCTCTCGGTTTCTCTGCTGCTTGCATTCATGTGCTCGGTGCTCCTTGCGTTCGACGTGTTCTTCCACATCGCGAACCATGGCATCATGGTTGCCGTGGCGGTTATCGTCGCCGTTCTCATTGCCGTGCGCTTTGCGGTTCCCGCATTTTTAGGGTATGCGGCCTTCTGCCGCGAAGCGCGTCGGTTCGGCAAGGCGCGCAGAGCTTCCGTGACACACGACGTTGCGGTGTACGACGACAGAATTGAGGCACGCAGCGAAGGCGACGAAAACGAATGCATCGTCATGCGTTCATGTGAAATCGATAAGGTGTCTCAGACCGCCCATCTGCTCGTGGTTACCTGTAAGAAGAAGGGGAGCCTGCTTGTGAAGAAGGAGGCGTTCTCTCCCGAAGAACTTGCCATGATTGAGCGGCTCGCTGACCGCGGGCGGAGCGCCGATACGGATTGCCGCACCTAA
- a CDS encoding ABC transporter ATP-binding protein, whose amino-acid sequence MEPAIRALGLRKTYPLSAKQRKLERTDVQEKTAVDNLSFDVSQGEIYGLLGPNGAGKTTTLRMLAALIKPDEGDAWINGASIVSDPMGVRNTIGFLTSELKLEEVFSPDYLFDFFSELHHVDPALRDARKQSLFSRFGIESFAGTKVADLSTGMKQKVSLAVSVAHDPSVIIFDEPTNGLDVLTAKTVTDFLLELKREGKTILLSTHIFSLVEKVCDRAGVIIAGRMVANGTLEELTGGATLEDAFFDMYRMTVGEAS is encoded by the coding sequence ATGGAACCAGCAATTCGTGCGCTAGGCCTGCGGAAGACGTATCCGCTTTCGGCCAAACAGCGCAAACTCGAGCGGACGGACGTCCAGGAGAAAACAGCCGTCGACAACCTTTCGTTCGACGTATCCCAAGGTGAGATTTACGGACTGCTCGGCCCGAACGGCGCAGGCAAGACCACGACGCTGCGCATGCTCGCGGCTCTCATCAAGCCCGACGAGGGCGATGCGTGGATCAACGGCGCGAGCATCGTGTCGGATCCGATGGGTGTGCGCAATACCATCGGCTTTCTTACGAGCGAACTAAAGCTTGAGGAAGTGTTCTCTCCCGACTACCTGTTTGACTTCTTTTCCGAACTGCATCACGTCGATCCCGCGCTTCGCGATGCGCGCAAGCAGAGCCTGTTTTCCCGATTCGGCATTGAATCTTTTGCGGGTACGAAGGTTGCAGACCTCTCGACCGGCATGAAGCAGAAAGTTTCGCTCGCCGTATCGGTGGCTCACGATCCGAGCGTCATCATCTTCGACGAGCCCACGAACGGGCTTGACGTCCTGACTGCCAAGACCGTCACCGATTTTCTCCTCGAGCTTAAGCGCGAGGGAAAGACGATTCTGCTTTCCACGCACATCTTCAGCCTCGTCGAGAAGGTATGCGACCGTGCAGGCGTCATCATCGCCGGGCGCATGGTGGCAAACGGAACCCTCGAAGAGCTGACCGGGGGCGCTACGCTTGAAGATGCGTTTTTCGATATGTATCGCATGACGGTGGGTGAGGCCTCATGA
- a CDS encoding FAD:protein FMN transferase → MQQQLSDIPLKDSISVTGPDAKGAWSLSFFAFNTEILVQTYPGTLSETTVHAGFEKAVERCRTFERLLSRHLAHSDIAHINASAGETVRIAPETYEVLKTSLAYCEASGGVFDITMGAVCKLWDFANGVVPAPDELARALAHVDWRALSLGEDREGFWARLSDSQASLDVGGTAKGFIADDLHRLLAEEGFSNAIVNLGGNVVTFGTKPAGSPWTIGIRNPAEPSSLIGAVPIGSGSVVTSGLYERCFTKDGVRYHHILDPKSGMPVKTDIAGASIVSERSVDGDGYSTTVFALGSKRALAFVEELPGIEALLVLDDGTILQSSGLEGFMRL, encoded by the coding sequence ATGCAACAGCAGCTTTCAGACATACCGCTCAAAGATTCGATATCGGTGACGGGGCCCGATGCCAAGGGCGCGTGGTCCTTGAGCTTCTTCGCGTTCAATACCGAAATCCTCGTGCAGACATACCCAGGCACCCTGTCCGAAACCACCGTGCATGCCGGATTCGAGAAAGCAGTCGAGCGGTGCCGCACGTTCGAGCGTCTGCTTTCGCGCCATCTCGCGCACAGCGACATCGCGCATATCAATGCCTCTGCAGGTGAAACGGTGCGCATCGCCCCCGAAACGTACGAGGTGCTCAAGACGAGCCTCGCCTACTGCGAAGCAAGCGGCGGCGTGTTCGACATCACCATGGGAGCGGTGTGCAAACTCTGGGATTTCGCGAACGGGGTGGTTCCCGCCCCCGACGAGCTTGCCCGAGCGCTTGCTCATGTGGATTGGCGCGCACTATCGCTTGGCGAAGACCGCGAAGGCTTCTGGGCTCGCCTATCCGATAGCCAAGCGTCGCTCGATGTCGGCGGGACGGCCAAGGGGTTCATCGCCGACGATCTCCACCGCCTGCTTGCCGAAGAAGGATTCTCGAATGCCATCGTCAACCTCGGCGGCAACGTCGTGACGTTCGGCACGAAGCCTGCAGGCAGCCCGTGGACTATCGGCATCCGCAATCCTGCTGAGCCGTCTTCGCTCATCGGAGCGGTGCCGATCGGTTCAGGCTCGGTCGTCACAAGCGGCCTGTACGAGCGGTGCTTCACGAAGGACGGCGTACGCTACCACCACATTCTCGACCCGAAATCGGGCATGCCCGTAAAAACCGACATCGCAGGCGCATCCATCGTCTCCGAACGCTCGGTCGACGGAGACGGCTACTCGACAACCGTGTTCGCCCTGGGCTCCAAGCGGGCGCTCGCGTTTGTCGAGGAGCTTCCGGGCATCGAAGCGCTGCTCGTGCTCGATGACGGCACCATCCTCCAGTCGAGCGGACTTGAGGGGTTCATGCGCCTGTAA
- a CDS encoding universal stress protein encodes MSYQKVLVAYDGSEHGKRALEAALELVDHDMASRLVVLHVVATHRGVEPMLEAGGLLASSDTEAFEDNDAQKIEREISELVRGREDIVEVMMRVGTPKIEIVHVADVHDCSLIVMGSRGLGAVRSMLGSVSTGVLAESEIPVLVMR; translated from the coding sequence ATGTCCTATCAGAAGGTTCTCGTTGCCTACGACGGATCCGAGCACGGAAAGCGCGCGCTCGAAGCGGCACTCGAGCTCGTCGACCACGATATGGCGAGCAGACTCGTCGTGCTGCACGTGGTCGCCACGCACCGCGGCGTCGAGCCCATGCTCGAGGCGGGTGGCCTGCTCGCGAGCAGCGACACCGAAGCGTTCGAAGATAACGACGCACAGAAAATCGAACGCGAAATCAGCGAGCTGGTACGGGGTCGGGAAGACATCGTCGAGGTCATGATGCGTGTGGGAACCCCCAAAATAGAGATCGTCCATGTGGCTGACGTGCATGATTGCAGCCTCATCGTCATGGGTTCGCGCGGACTCGGCGCCGTGCGCAGCATGCTCGGCAGCGTGAGCACCGGAGTTCTCGCCGAATCCGAAATCCCCGTTCTTGTCATGCGCTGA